The Pseudophryne corroboree isolate aPseCor3 chromosome 12, aPseCor3.hap2, whole genome shotgun sequence genomic sequence GAGCACAAACATGCACCACAGCTCACACCATGGGACATTGCACTCGTGCTATGGAGGCGCAGAATGTCCACCTGGAAAATGGCTGCTGGTGTCAGTGCAACTGCATCTATAAACATGCCGCATCTGCCTAGCCCCGCACTCCATCCCTCCTACTTCAGTTACCACTAGAAACTTCAAAACTGCACGGATCTGTGTGCGGTTTTGATCTGCGTCTTTGCATGCCCAATGCGGTTCGGATGCATGCCCAGACTAAACATTGGTCGCTTGCATCCGATGCCGGCACAGTGTCTATCTCTGGATTAAGCCCACTATATTTTACTTTAAACTATCATGACAGTGTTTATAGGTTATTGATCACAAATATGTTTTAGCTATGGAAGCGTAAATTGAACTCTGCTGGTGGATGAGGCTGTACCACTCACATAAGAAATGCATGTACTCTGCCTTCTGGTGTGCTGACTCTGCCTACTTGTATTTGCCTCACCTAGCAGTGCAATGCTTCACCTACTTGTGATACTTCCACCTCCTGTGATGGACTCCGCCTTGTGTTACTGTGACTCCGCCTAGCCCTGCATGCTACATTGGCCTCGCCTACCACCGAGGCCATAAAGGTTTTAATGTTGGCTCCACCTATAGCCTATGCGAGGCcactttcagattttttttttcagtttctaaTTCACCCCTGGTCCTTCACTTTGTAAAAATACACATGTAAACCTATGAGATTCACCTTCGGAATAACCATTTGGGCAACTCTTTGTGATAGAtcaggcctgaccaacctgtggctctccagctgttgtaaaactacaagtcccatcatgccttgccacagttttgctattagagaatgctaaagctttggcagggcatgctgggatgtgtagtttgacaacatctggagagctacaggttggccaggcctgtggtAGATCATTAGTCATACTTACCCTTGAAGAAAATCGTGTTTAGGAGAACTACAGCTGTCACTGGATCCACACTGTCCAGCAAGTCTTTGATTTTCCCATTGGTTGCATTCTCCACATAAGTATTGATTTGATTTTTTGCCTCTTCTGTGTTCTGGAAGTCTGTAGGAACTATCTCAGAATGATAGTAGTTCCTGGCATCATCTCTAAACGTCTCCAGAAGCTTTATATCTTTGTTAACAAATAGAGCATTTGCCAAACTGAGCTGGACGTCATCGTTAGATCGATTAAGAACGTGCAGCAGCAGATGGAAGCCCATATGGATGTCTTCTGCCGGGAGACCAGAGGTGCTGAATCCAAGTCCTTCCAGAATCTGACTGTGGGTCTGAGACTTGGCTCCAAGAGAGAGCATACTAATGGCATAGGAAATACTTAGCGGAGAGAAGAAGAGGTTGCCGGTGGGATATTTAGCAGCTAGATGTGAGAAGATCTTGTATGTAAAGTTGGCATTATATGGTGTTATTTGGTGTATAGGATTTGTCTTGTTAGTGTGGTGGTCATCATCGTGATCATGATCGTGGTGTTCTCCATTCAGATAGTGGCCAAGGACCAGTGAACAGAACAGAGCTTGGCTCAAGAGCGCGATCAGAAAGACCTTCATTTCTCTGCAATACATAAATTAATCAATCAATCTACAGCTGTATATGTTAAGTATATGTCATGCACCATTTAGATTGTGTCTCCTAACAAAATAATATCTGTTCAATACATGTGAACAGAAACTATAATACTGTCCCTGTCATTGTGATTGAATACACCCTGGCTGAAATAGTAATTATTCACAGCCATAGAAAGTCTTCTTTTTGCCAATAAATGACAAAAAAAGTTCAGATCCATGAATAAGCATTGTGGATCCCATACAGAGTTTatatttatcaccagttatttatatagcacataaatattccccagtggagcttgcaagcaGTGCCGAAACTtgtgaatggtgggcccaggtgcaaaaaaatGCTTTGGGCCCACCTCCTCCACCACAAGTCCAAGTTCATGAGGTGATGAGGAGCGGCAGTGAGTGATGGACAGAGGGTGATGAGGAGATGCAGAGGATGactgagagaggcagtgggtgatgggcagatggtgacggagagaggcagagggtgatgtggagaggcagatggtgacggagagaggcagagggtgatgggcagatggtgacggagagaggcagagggtgatgtggagaggcagtggatgacggggagaggcagtgggtgatgggaggGGGGAATGAtaaaggaggggggcacatttggCCTTCATGACATGCAGCAGTTGAAAGTACTGTAATGGGGAAATCAAACTCAGATTAGGACTGTAAAAAGGACTTTAGAAACACCCTCCAGCTGTCCCAGAGAGGTAACCCCTTTCACTGACCAAATTTTATCAGAGGAAAGCTTAAGCAGTTCAGGATATGCAGCATCAAACCATAAAGGCGATTTATCATCAAATTCAGACCAATTAAATAGGGTATCAGCATACGTACCGCCAAACCAGCAAGACCTGTTGCATTAGAGGAGGGAGACCAGATACAGAAAGACCCGAGAGTAGTAATTGCAAGGGAGAGAAAGAGGACCCCACCTGCTCAGCCACAATATAATAATACTACTTTTGATTAATCAGGCAGTATGTTAAAATCTTCAGAGTCTGGAAATTGTATCTTCTGAAAGCTTCAGCAAGGACACATCCTGAAACAGTTGTTTGTAAAACACAAGGGGACATACTGTATTTATTAATCAGCACTGGCAGAATACCTGCCATTTGCATGGGGTAACCGCAGATATTAAGGTTTGCAGGGCTTTAACATGGAGGAACCACAGCAGATAGTTCCAATATGGAGGCTGCTGTGCAGTCTGGTTTACCAGGCTCTGGAATGTGAAGCAGGTGACATTAGGATATATGACACGCACACACAGGGACTGAGGAAGAGCTGAACGAGAGTCATCAGTAATTACTGTCACCATTGGCAAATCTACAGTATAGTGGGTACAGggctgcacccatgtttaaatCCTTAACTCTTCAAGGTCCCACAACGGCGCTGCAGCAGCACATataaccgggaaaatggtgcatgcgCAGTAAAGGCGTCCCCAGGAGCAAGGTGGGGGTGTTGTGTTTCCGGAGATCCGTGCATAGGCAATAGACCATGTCAGAGTCTACTGTACTGCATGTACTGTACCACTTCTCAAAGCCTGCAGCTTCatcaatgcacccccccccccctacccccccatcAGCTCTGCCTATGTGATAGCACccggggccggtgcaaggtttctcagcaccctaggcaaatagtcagcccgcccccccgccccccctgtcAAAATACAGAGCCCTCTGGTAaaatttagggttaggatattagggttgttttagcagtttgtgTTAAGGCAGAGGATCCCAAACGTGGTGCTCAagtcaccccaacagtccaggttttaggtatatccatggcacagcacagatggttaaatcaaattgactaaggtgctatactggtgcccctttcacattataacacacactttgagccaaaaatcacattatagaacacagtatgagccgaaaatcacattatagcacactgtatgagccgaaaatcacattatagcacactgtatgaaccgaaattcacattatagcacacagtatgaaccgaaattcacattatagcacactgtatcagccgaaattcacattatagcacatggtatgagccaaaattcacattatagcacactgtatgagccgaaattcacattgtagcacactgagtgagccgaaattcacattacagcacactgtatgaaacgaaaatcacattatagcacactgtatgagccgaaattcacattatagcacacggtatgagtcgaaaatcacattatagcacactgtatgaaacgaaaatcagattatagcacacggtatgagccgaaattcacattatagcacactgtatgagtcgaaattcacattatagcacatggtattagccgaaattcacattatagcatactgtatgagccgaaattcacattacagcacactgtatgagacgaaaatcacattatagcacactgtatgagacgaaaatcacattatagcacacggtatgagccgaaaatcacattatagcacacggtatgagccgaaaatcacattatagcacactgtatgagccgaaattcacattatagcacactgtatgagccgaaattcacattatagcacatggtatgaggcgaaattcacattatagcacatagaatgagccgatattcacactatagcgcatggtatgagccaaaattcacattataccacacagcatgagctgaaaatcccattatagcacatggtatgagccgaaattcacattagaacacacggtatgagccaaaattcacattagagcacacagtatgagccgaaattcacattatgccacatacatagccacatatctacatactcacagccacatacagtatacacacacgcatatataatatatttacacacacagccacgtccctaccctgacactctcctccatcagttaccctctgctcaccagttgccaGGTAGCCGGGGCCGGGAGTCCAATTGTGGGGTCGGGGGGTGAGATGAGGGGGGAAGGtgcaggaggcgaggggggggggggggaaggggcagc encodes the following:
- the LOC134980654 gene encoding alpha-1-antiproteinase-like, which translates into the protein MKVFLIALLSQALFCSLVLGHYLNGEHHDHDHDDDHHTNKTNPIHQITPYNANFTYKIFSHLAAKYPTGNLFFSPLSISYAISMLSLGAKSQTHSQILEGLGFSTSGLPAEDIHMGFHLLLHVLNRSNDDVQLSLANALFVNKDIKLLETFRDDARNYYHSEIVPTDFQNTEEAKNQINTYVENATNGKIKDLLDSVDPVTAVVLLNTIFFKGTWKHAFNKNHTREGDFHVDENTVVKVPMMTRQGEYRVAFIQEPECKVVEVPYKGNTSAILILPDAGKLHKVEQALRNASLQTWTKLMRPMEITLSVPKFSVSATLDLKDELSELGMPHVFSHHANFSGITGGSLKVSKAVHKAMMNMDEEGTEAAAATGIGIEVTSLTMPIQFNRPFLCIIVNKDTKTTFFTGRIAEPGK